One genomic window of Nakamurella panacisegetis includes the following:
- a CDS encoding peptide deformylase, translating into MTIHPIVICGEPVLHRPTTPVTVFDAELAAFIDDLFETNTAANGAGLAANQIGDDRRVFIYDCPDDEGVRHKGYVVNPVLQTSAIPETMPDPDDDYEGCLSVPGENFPTGRAQWAKVTGVDKDNQPVEVEGTGFFARCLQHETDHLDGYLYLDRLVGRNARAARKMVKANGWGVPGRSWLPGRDADPFGH; encoded by the coding sequence GTGACCATCCATCCCATCGTCATCTGCGGCGAACCCGTTCTGCACCGCCCGACCACCCCGGTCACGGTGTTCGATGCGGAACTGGCGGCATTCATCGACGATCTCTTCGAGACGAACACAGCGGCCAACGGGGCCGGCCTGGCCGCCAACCAGATCGGCGACGATCGACGGGTCTTCATCTACGACTGCCCCGACGACGAGGGTGTCCGGCACAAGGGCTACGTCGTCAATCCGGTCCTTCAGACCTCGGCCATCCCCGAGACGATGCCCGACCCGGACGACGACTACGAGGGCTGCCTCTCGGTTCCGGGCGAGAACTTCCCCACCGGACGGGCCCAATGGGCCAAGGTGACCGGGGTCGACAAGGACAATCAGCCGGTCGAGGTGGAGGGAACGGGCTTCTTCGCCCGCTGCCTGCAGCACGAGACGGACCACCTGGACGGGTACCTCTACCTAGACCGTCTGGTCGGACGGAACGCACGCGCCGCCCGGAAGATGGTCAAGGCCAACGGTTGGGGCGTCCCCGGGCGTTCCTGGCTGCCCGGGCGCGACGCCGATCCGTTCGGGCACTGA
- a CDS encoding bifunctional alpha,alpha-trehalose-phosphate synthase (UDP-forming)/trehalose-phosphatase — MDRRKVRYVPVTDVPPSPHPQTNDSTTPRQASMVVLANRLPFDLEPQPDGTTKARQAPGGLVTALQPILSRREGAWVGWPGTPDTELEATTTDGLTLEPISLTSDEVDQYYEGFSNATLWPLYHDAVAPSEFHRPWWEAYRRVNDRFARRAAEVAAPGATVWIHDYQLQLVPQMLRALRPDVRIGFFLHIPFPPAELFNRLPWRRQIVAGLLGADLIGFQLPGGTRNFVRLAKSLLDVPTSGGRLNYDGRTIKVGAFPISIDSAAQSALAATPEVHDAARKLRADLGNPSKIILGVDRLDYTKGIDVRLRAFRELLAEKDPSVDDAVMVQIATPSRERLESYIRMREGIERQVGSLNGDFGKIGRPAVHYLHQSLPREELAAFYVAADVMTVTPLRDGMNLVAKEYVACRVDGGGTLLLSEFTGAARELRAALQVNPYDTDGVKDGLRAALNMTTVAARRQMRSLRRQVLTHDVDRWAESFLSALEGTRDHVTEARNRLPADVVAALMEISETERLLIGTDFDGTLAPIVDDPATARALPEAVEALRSLTTIPGTVVAVVSGRALADLRILLGETENMHLIGSHGAEVSTMTIDGSQHPEHTGRSELSSTASTRLASLRRALQSITSQYPGVALEPKPTGIAVHLRGADAEDAKAVTTAIEEDPATWPGVHLLRGKMVLELTVVATDKGRALQQVARDNHCTGIIFIGDDITDENAFLSLGREDVGVKVGAGTTAADVRIADPSRVADLLRVLEASRRRARGRISTQASGV; from the coding sequence CTGGACCGCCGTAAGGTGAGGTATGTGCCGGTAACCGATGTCCCGCCTTCGCCACATCCGCAGACGAACGACTCGACCACGCCGCGCCAGGCCTCGATGGTGGTGCTGGCCAACCGCCTCCCGTTCGATCTGGAGCCGCAGCCCGACGGAACCACCAAGGCCCGGCAGGCTCCCGGCGGCCTGGTCACCGCGTTGCAGCCCATCCTCTCCCGGCGCGAAGGCGCCTGGGTCGGCTGGCCCGGGACGCCCGACACCGAACTCGAGGCGACCACCACCGACGGCCTCACCCTCGAGCCGATCTCGCTGACCTCGGACGAGGTGGACCAGTACTACGAGGGCTTCTCCAACGCCACCCTGTGGCCGTTGTACCACGACGCCGTCGCGCCGTCGGAGTTCCATCGCCCCTGGTGGGAGGCGTACCGCAGGGTCAACGACCGGTTCGCCCGCCGCGCGGCCGAAGTGGCGGCCCCCGGAGCGACGGTGTGGATCCACGACTACCAGCTGCAACTCGTGCCGCAGATGCTGCGGGCGCTGCGTCCGGACGTGCGCATCGGCTTCTTCCTGCACATCCCGTTTCCGCCGGCCGAACTGTTCAACCGGTTGCCGTGGCGTCGGCAGATCGTCGCCGGACTGCTCGGCGCGGACCTGATCGGATTCCAGCTGCCCGGCGGTACCCGCAACTTCGTCCGGCTGGCCAAGTCACTGCTTGACGTGCCGACCAGCGGGGGGCGGCTCAACTACGACGGCCGCACCATCAAGGTCGGCGCCTTCCCCATCTCCATCGATTCGGCCGCCCAATCGGCGCTGGCCGCCACCCCCGAGGTGCACGACGCGGCCCGCAAGCTCCGGGCCGATCTGGGCAACCCGAGCAAGATCATCCTGGGCGTCGACCGGCTCGACTACACCAAGGGCATCGACGTCCGACTGCGTGCCTTCCGCGAGTTGCTGGCCGAGAAGGATCCGTCGGTGGACGACGCGGTGATGGTGCAGATCGCCACGCCCAGCCGTGAGCGCCTGGAGTCCTACATCCGGATGCGCGAGGGCATCGAGCGCCAGGTCGGTTCACTGAACGGCGATTTCGGCAAGATCGGTCGCCCCGCCGTGCACTACCTGCACCAGTCCCTGCCCCGTGAGGAACTGGCCGCGTTCTACGTCGCGGCCGACGTGATGACGGTGACGCCGCTGCGTGACGGCATGAACCTGGTGGCCAAGGAGTACGTGGCCTGCCGGGTGGACGGCGGCGGGACCCTGCTCCTGAGCGAGTTCACCGGTGCGGCCCGGGAGTTGCGGGCGGCCCTCCAGGTGAACCCGTACGACACGGACGGGGTCAAGGACGGCCTGCGCGCCGCCCTGAACATGACCACGGTGGCCGCCCGGCGGCAGATGCGTTCGCTGCGGCGTCAGGTGCTGACCCACGACGTGGATCGGTGGGCCGAGTCCTTCCTGTCGGCCCTCGAGGGCACCCGGGACCACGTGACCGAGGCCCGCAACCGTCTCCCGGCCGATGTGGTGGCGGCCCTGATGGAGATCTCCGAGACCGAGCGGCTCCTGATCGGGACGGACTTCGACGGCACCCTGGCCCCGATCGTCGACGACCCGGCAACGGCGCGGGCTCTCCCGGAGGCGGTTGAGGCCCTTCGGTCGCTGACCACCATCCCCGGCACGGTGGTCGCCGTCGTATCCGGGCGGGCCCTGGCCGATCTGCGGATCCTGCTGGGCGAGACGGAGAACATGCACCTGATCGGCAGCCACGGGGCCGAGGTGTCGACCATGACCATCGACGGCTCCCAGCACCCCGAGCACACGGGCCGCAGCGAACTCTCCAGCACCGCATCCACCCGTCTGGCCTCGTTGCGACGGGCGTTGCAGAGCATCACCAGCCAGTACCCCGGGGTGGCCCTGGAGCCGAAGCCGACGGGTATCGCCGTGCATCTGCGCGGCGCCGACGCCGAGGACGCGAAGGCGGTCACGACAGCGATCGAGGAGGACCCGGCGACCTGGCCCGGCGTTCACCTGCTGCGCGGCAAGATGGTGCTGGAGCTGACCGTGGTGGCGACCGACAAGGGTCGCGCCCTCCAGCAGGTGGCCCGCGACAACCATTGCACCGGAATCATCTTCATCGGCGACGACATCACCGACGAGAACGCGTTCCTCTCCCTCGGCCGCGAGGACGTTGGAGTGAAGGTCGGCGCCGGTACGACCGCGGCCGACGTCCGGATCGCCGACCCGTCCCGGGTCGCCGACCTGCTGCGTGTCCTGGAGGCCAGCCGCCGGCGGGCCCGGGGACGGATCAGCACCCAGGCGTCGGGCGTCTGA
- a CDS encoding LacI family DNA-binding transcriptional regulator, producing the protein MERSSRSRPPATLASLAAELGISRTTVSNAYNRPDQLSPQLRSRVMDAARRLGYPGPDPVARSLRTRKAGAIGLLLTEQISYAFRDPAAVAFLEGLTLECDLARVGLLLVPARPDSDDTMAVSSAAVDGFIAYSMPDDDPHLAAVLARPVPAVICDQPAVAGADLVGIDDRAAARGIADHLIALGHRRIGVVCMRLGRANRDGAVDLARQQAAHYHVQRNRLAGLRDAFTAAGVAWDRVPVVERFDHTLEAGASGAAQVLSLDPGITALIATSDVLALGAIDELSRRRQRVPDDVSVTGFDGIRAALDAGLTTVAQPVGEKGRQAGRMLLDPARSSHGRRVVLPTTFLPGVTTGPPRL; encoded by the coding sequence ATGGAACGCTCCTCGAGGTCAAGGCCGCCGGCCACGCTGGCCTCCTTGGCGGCCGAACTCGGCATCTCCCGCACCACGGTGTCCAACGCGTACAACCGTCCTGATCAGTTGTCGCCGCAGCTGCGGTCGAGGGTGATGGACGCCGCCCGTCGGCTCGGTTACCCGGGCCCGGACCCGGTCGCCCGGTCGCTGCGCACCCGCAAGGCCGGTGCGATCGGCCTGTTGCTGACCGAGCAGATCTCCTACGCCTTCCGCGACCCGGCCGCCGTCGCCTTCCTGGAGGGCCTCACACTCGAATGCGACCTGGCCCGGGTCGGTCTCCTGCTGGTGCCGGCCCGTCCTGATTCGGACGACACCATGGCCGTGTCCAGTGCCGCGGTCGACGGCTTCATCGCCTACTCCATGCCCGACGACGACCCCCATCTGGCGGCCGTGCTGGCCCGGCCGGTCCCGGCGGTCATCTGCGACCAGCCCGCGGTCGCGGGCGCGGACCTGGTCGGCATCGACGATCGGGCCGCGGCCCGCGGCATCGCCGACCACCTGATCGCCCTCGGCCACCGCCGCATCGGTGTCGTGTGCATGCGGCTGGGCCGGGCGAATCGTGACGGCGCCGTGGATCTCGCTCGTCAGCAGGCCGCCCACTATCACGTGCAACGCAACCGCCTGGCCGGCCTGCGGGACGCGTTCACCGCGGCCGGAGTGGCCTGGGATCGGGTGCCGGTGGTGGAACGGTTCGACCACACGCTGGAGGCCGGCGCGTCGGGGGCCGCGCAGGTGCTCTCCCTCGACCCGGGCATCACCGCACTGATCGCGACGTCCGACGTGCTCGCCCTGGGAGCGATCGACGAACTGTCCCGCCGCCGTCAGCGGGTGCCGGACGACGTGTCGGTGACCGGGTTCGACGGGATCCGGGCCGCACTCGACGCCGGCCTGACCACCGTCGCCCAACCGGTGGGGGAGAAGGGCCGTCAGGCCGGACGGATGCTCCTGGACCCGGCCCGCAGTTCACACGGCCGCCGGGTCGTGCTGCCGACGACGTTCCTGCCCGGTGTCACCACCGGGCCGCCCCGCCTGTAG
- a CDS encoding ABC transporter ATP-binding protein gives MADVTYDEASRVYPGTPPVRAVDKLSLEIADGEFLVLVGPSGSGKSTALRMLAGLEDINEGRILIGGRDVTNVPPKNRDIAMVFQSYALYPHMTVAENMGFALKLRGVNKTEIAAKVREAAGLLDLEKYLDRKPKALSGGQRQRVAMGRAIVREPSVFLMDEPLSNLDAKLRVETRANIAGLQARLGTTTVYVTHDQVEAMTMGHRVAVLAPGGVLQQCDTPRELYDRPTNVFVAGFIGSPSMNLIDSTLTSEGVKFGDIVIPLTREQLAEASSKGISNVVLGVRPENLTLADHGMPITVSVVEELGAESFVHGTNEQGDRFIVRAEARTHPSVGGLIRASVTDARHIHVFDKSTGLRLDTSAAVPADAVVFNK, from the coding sequence ATGGCAGACGTCACGTACGACGAAGCATCCCGGGTCTACCCCGGCACCCCTCCGGTACGCGCGGTCGACAAGCTGAGCCTGGAGATCGCCGACGGCGAGTTCCTCGTCCTGGTCGGCCCGTCGGGGTCGGGCAAGTCGACCGCCCTGCGGATGCTGGCCGGCCTCGAGGACATCAACGAGGGCCGCATCCTGATCGGTGGCCGCGACGTCACCAACGTCCCGCCGAAGAACCGCGACATCGCGATGGTCTTCCAGTCGTACGCGCTGTACCCGCACATGACGGTGGCCGAGAACATGGGCTTCGCCCTGAAGCTCCGCGGCGTCAACAAGACCGAGATCGCCGCCAAGGTCCGCGAGGCGGCCGGCCTGCTCGACCTGGAGAAGTACCTGGACCGCAAGCCGAAGGCCCTCTCCGGCGGCCAGCGCCAGCGCGTGGCCATGGGTCGGGCCATCGTCCGCGAGCCCTCCGTCTTCCTGATGGACGAGCCGCTCTCGAACCTGGACGCCAAGCTCCGCGTCGAGACCCGCGCCAACATCGCCGGCCTGCAGGCCCGTCTTGGCACCACCACCGTCTACGTCACCCACGACCAGGTCGAGGCCATGACGATGGGTCACCGCGTCGCGGTCCTGGCCCCCGGTGGCGTGCTGCAGCAGTGCGACACCCCGCGTGAGCTGTACGACCGCCCGACGAACGTCTTCGTCGCCGGTTTCATCGGTTCCCCGTCCATGAACCTGATCGACTCCACGCTGACCAGCGAGGGCGTCAAGTTCGGTGACATCGTCATTCCGCTGACCCGCGAGCAGCTGGCCGAGGCGTCCAGCAAGGGCATCTCGAACGTCGTGCTGGGTGTCCGCCCGGAGAACCTGACCCTGGCCGACCACGGCATGCCGATCACCGTGTCGGTCGTCGAGGAGCTCGGCGCGGAGTCCTTCGTGCACGGCACCAACGAGCAGGGCGATCGCTTCATCGTCCGCGCCGAAGCCCGCACCCACCCGAGCGTCGGCGGCCTGATCCGGGCCTCCGTCACGGATGCTCGCCACATCCACGTGTTCGACAAGTCCACCGGCCTGCGCCTGGACACGTCCGCCGCCGTCCCGGCCGACGCGGTCGTCTTCAACAAGTAG
- a CDS encoding pentapeptide repeat-containing protein, protein MKTTTLPTRVRRRSLGRAAAAISLAAVALCLLGAAPASAAPAPSTPPPGVSSGCTAGSGAQLREHHFSQSELDHHPDLRCADLQSADLTGLSLVQVDLTGADLRQARMSGANLIQATLTGARAAGADLSSAKMGQATLTSADFTGADLSYADLSQVEGAKATFVDADLSHADLTQAQLRGAHLDRANLTGATFTQATLDGVTLAGTHGGVRWDVWIAVAAVALFLIFALRLLVAVGRSGLRGAARAKVLGFGLLGRLILVLGIHVFVAGLYGIVSSATGGPSVALCTGPQCAVGVDLGMWSPFVGVGVALAGLAVCTYGRVTQLVVRPAQPVPYQPY, encoded by the coding sequence GTGAAGACAACAACGTTGCCGACCCGCGTCCGCCGCCGTTCGCTCGGACGGGCGGCCGCCGCCATCAGCCTGGCCGCCGTCGCCCTGTGCCTGCTGGGGGCGGCCCCGGCCTCCGCCGCTCCAGCGCCCTCGACCCCGCCTCCCGGGGTATCCAGCGGCTGTACCGCCGGTTCCGGTGCCCAGCTCCGGGAGCATCACTTCTCCCAGTCCGAACTCGACCACCATCCCGACCTGCGCTGCGCCGACCTGCAGAGCGCCGACCTCACCGGCCTGTCGTTGGTCCAGGTCGACCTGACCGGAGCCGACCTGCGACAGGCCCGGATGTCCGGGGCCAACCTGATCCAGGCCACGCTGACCGGAGCCCGGGCCGCCGGGGCGGACCTGTCGAGCGCAAAAATGGGACAGGCGACCCTGACCTCGGCCGACTTCACCGGAGCGGACCTGAGCTACGCCGATCTCAGCCAGGTCGAGGGAGCCAAGGCCACCTTCGTCGATGCCGATCTGTCCCACGCCGACCTGACCCAGGCCCAACTGCGAGGGGCGCACCTGGACCGGGCCAACCTGACCGGAGCCACCTTCACGCAGGCCACGCTGGACGGTGTGACCCTCGCCGGCACCCACGGCGGTGTCCGCTGGGATGTGTGGATCGCGGTCGCCGCGGTGGCGTTGTTCCTGATCTTCGCCCTGCGTCTGCTGGTGGCCGTCGGACGCTCGGGGCTGCGCGGCGCCGCTCGGGCCAAGGTGCTCGGCTTCGGCCTGCTGGGCCGGTTGATCCTCGTCCTGGGCATCCACGTCTTCGTCGCCGGCCTGTACGGCATCGTCAGCTCGGCCACCGGCGGTCCGTCCGTCGCTCTGTGCACCGGACCGCAGTGCGCGGTCGGGGTCGATCTCGGGATGTGGTCACCGTTCGTCGGTGTCGGCGTGGCCCTGGCCGGCCTGGCCGTGTGCACCTACGGCCGGGTGACCCAGCTGGTGGTGCGGCCGGCCCAGCCCGTCCCCTACCAGCCGTACTGA
- a CDS encoding metal ABC transporter permease has product MSIWEKMFNFANYSELLRLEHNSIIAGAVLGLVGGLIGVFVMLRDLTFAVHGISELSFAGASLALLLGVNLVAGSVVGSLIAAVIFGVFGVRARERSSIIGVLMPFGLGLGVLFLSLYNGRSANKFGALLGQIVAVDSPQLLWLIVISAIVLIALTILWRPLMFATVDPDIAAARGVPVRALSPIFMIVLGLTVAMSVQVVGALLVLALLVTPAAAAMRVTASSLWVPVLAMIFAVTAVVGGILLAIGGSLPISPYVTTVSFTIYCICRVTGAVRSRRGWSRRPAPAIGPADA; this is encoded by the coding sequence ATGAGCATCTGGGAGAAGATGTTCAACTTCGCGAACTACAGCGAACTGCTGCGGCTGGAACACAACTCGATCATCGCCGGGGCGGTCCTTGGCCTGGTCGGCGGTCTGATCGGCGTCTTCGTGATGCTGCGTGACCTGACCTTCGCCGTGCACGGCATCAGCGAGCTCTCGTTCGCCGGGGCGTCCCTGGCCCTGCTGCTGGGCGTCAATCTGGTGGCCGGGTCGGTGGTCGGGTCGCTCATCGCCGCGGTGATCTTCGGGGTGTTCGGTGTGCGGGCGCGGGAGCGCTCGTCGATCATCGGGGTCCTGATGCCCTTCGGTCTCGGGCTCGGCGTGCTGTTCCTGTCGCTGTACAACGGGCGGTCGGCCAACAAGTTCGGTGCGCTGCTCGGCCAGATCGTCGCCGTCGACAGCCCGCAGCTGCTCTGGCTCATCGTGATCTCGGCGATCGTGCTGATCGCGCTGACGATCCTGTGGCGCCCGTTGATGTTCGCCACCGTCGACCCGGACATCGCCGCCGCCCGCGGCGTTCCCGTCCGTGCTCTCTCGCCGATCTTCATGATCGTTCTCGGCCTGACGGTGGCGATGTCGGTCCAGGTGGTGGGGGCGCTGTTGGTGCTCGCCCTGCTGGTCACCCCGGCCGCGGCGGCGATGCGCGTGACGGCGTCCAGCCTGTGGGTGCCGGTGCTGGCGATGATCTTCGCCGTCACCGCGGTGGTCGGTGGCATCTTGCTGGCCATCGGTGGCAGCCTGCCGATCTCGCCCTACGTCACGACCGTGTCGTTCACCATCTACTGCATCTGCCGGGTGACCGGTGCCGTGCGGTCCAGGCGTGGCTGGAGCCGCCGTCCAGCGCCGGCGATCGGACCGGCCGACGCCTGA
- a CDS encoding metal ABC transporter ATP-binding protein translates to MREADSQRKAVVELEKATLAFGDRTLWSDLDLIIESGQFVAVLGANGAGKTSLLKVLLGEQSLNSGTVRIAGSPVRRGSDVVGYVPQRVGIDSGVMVKARDVVRMGLDGHRWGLPVQFGAKRRAMRRTIDEMLAAVGATAFADAPVSMLSGGELQRIRIAEALACDPDLLICDEPLAALDLRHQQEVAALIDRRRREHDTAVIFVTHEINPILPYVDQVLYLAGGRFRLGPPDEVMTSASLSALYDAPVDVISAHGRLVVVAANDMTAGLPQSLDDHAAHSGDGALHGLHDHGHHDPADRSAWRR, encoded by the coding sequence GTGAGGGAGGCCGACTCGCAGCGGAAGGCAGTGGTCGAACTCGAGAAGGCCACCCTGGCCTTCGGCGACCGCACCCTCTGGTCCGACCTCGACCTGATCATCGAATCGGGTCAGTTCGTCGCGGTGCTCGGGGCCAACGGGGCCGGCAAGACGAGCCTGCTCAAGGTGCTGCTCGGCGAGCAGTCACTGAACTCCGGGACAGTACGGATCGCCGGATCGCCGGTACGCCGGGGCAGCGACGTGGTCGGCTACGTGCCGCAGCGGGTCGGCATCGACTCGGGCGTCATGGTCAAGGCCCGCGACGTGGTCCGGATGGGCCTGGACGGCCACCGCTGGGGGTTGCCGGTGCAGTTCGGCGCCAAACGCCGGGCGATGCGGCGGACCATCGACGAGATGCTGGCCGCGGTCGGAGCCACCGCGTTCGCCGATGCGCCGGTCTCGATGCTCTCCGGTGGGGAACTGCAGCGCATCCGGATCGCCGAGGCGCTGGCCTGCGACCCGGACCTGCTGATCTGTGACGAACCGCTGGCCGCGCTCGACCTGCGCCACCAGCAGGAGGTCGCGGCCCTGATCGACCGACGCCGTCGCGAGCACGACACCGCCGTGATCTTCGTGACCCACGAGATCAACCCGATCCTGCCGTACGTCGACCAGGTGCTCTACCTCGCCGGCGGCCGATTCCGGCTCGGCCCGCCCGACGAGGTGATGACCTCGGCGTCGCTGTCCGCGCTGTACGACGCGCCGGTCGACGTCATCTCCGCGCACGGCCGGCTGGTGGTGGTCGCGGCCAACGACATGACGGCCGGGCTGCCCCAGTCGCTCGACGACCACGCCGCGCACAGCGGTGACGGCGCGCTGCACGGCCTCCACGATCACGGGCACCACGACCCGGCCGACCGTTCGGCGTGGCGCCGATGA
- a CDS encoding metal ABC transporter solute-binding protein, Zn/Mn family, translating into MYSTAARVLWGLLLAATLAAAGCSSTSSTGSTGVAVVASTDVWGNIAAAIGGDKVTVTSIITDPAADPHSYEANAQNVLAVSKARLLIENGGGYDDFFDHLISSAGSTTKVLNAVKISGHTGTDVNEHVWYDFPTVDAVAEQIETALAAADPSNAATYAANTNTFVARVGALRAKAAAVKAKSGGVGVAITEPVPLYLLTACGLVDRTPAAFSQAVESDSDAPAAVVAQTLALFTGRQVKALVYNAQTTGPQTKQVLDAAKANNVNVVPVRETLPADTDYVSWMTSNLDAIAKAVA; encoded by the coding sequence ATGTACAGCACCGCCGCCCGGGTCCTATGGGGCCTGCTGCTCGCGGCGACCCTCGCCGCCGCCGGATGCTCCTCCACCTCGTCCACCGGCTCGACCGGGGTGGCCGTCGTCGCCTCGACCGACGTGTGGGGCAACATTGCCGCGGCGATCGGTGGCGACAAGGTCACCGTCACCTCGATCATCACCGACCCGGCCGCCGACCCGCACTCCTACGAGGCGAATGCGCAGAACGTGCTGGCCGTCTCGAAGGCCCGCCTGCTGATCGAGAACGGCGGCGGATACGACGACTTCTTCGACCACCTGATCAGTTCGGCCGGCTCGACGACGAAGGTCCTGAACGCGGTCAAGATCTCCGGTCACACCGGGACGGACGTGAACGAACACGTCTGGTACGACTTCCCGACCGTCGACGCGGTGGCCGAGCAGATCGAGACCGCGCTGGCCGCCGCGGATCCGTCCAATGCCGCCACCTACGCGGCCAACACCAACACCTTCGTGGCGCGGGTGGGCGCGCTCCGGGCCAAGGCGGCGGCGGTCAAGGCGAAGAGCGGGGGTGTCGGGGTCGCGATCACCGAGCCTGTCCCGCTCTACCTGCTGACCGCCTGCGGTTTGGTCGACCGGACGCCGGCGGCGTTCAGCCAGGCCGTCGAGAGCGACAGTGACGCCCCAGCGGCCGTGGTTGCGCAGACCCTCGCTCTGTTCACCGGCCGGCAGGTGAAGGCCCTCGTGTACAACGCCCAGACGACCGGTCCGCAGACCAAGCAGGTACTGGACGCGGCCAAGGCCAACAACGTCAATGTGGTTCCGGTCCGGGAAACCCTGCCCGCCGACACGGACTACGTTTCCTGGATGACGTCCAACCTGGATGCGATCGCGAAGGCCGTGGCGTGA
- a CDS encoding IMPACT family protein — protein sequence MGSLATRVGEDGPVDLLTIAPDGEGSAEIEVKRSRFLAVVARIDSEDGAKALLGQARREHHDARHHCSAFVLHVNGQGDRTRSSDDGEPSGTAGLPILQVLLGAGLSDVAAVVTRYFGGTLLGAGGLVRAYSAATAAAVAAAVTVRRRRLELLTLAVDHAVAGRVESELRSRGVVITGTEYGPSAVLTLAVPAFSDEVAGTVASVTAGAGVLRPAGFRWVDVRS from the coding sequence ATGGGATCGCTCGCGACCAGGGTCGGGGAGGATGGGCCGGTGGACCTGTTGACGATCGCCCCCGACGGTGAGGGGTCGGCCGAGATCGAGGTGAAGCGGTCCCGGTTCCTGGCCGTCGTCGCGCGGATCGACTCCGAGGACGGGGCGAAAGCCCTGCTCGGACAGGCCCGCCGCGAACATCACGACGCCCGTCACCACTGCTCGGCCTTCGTCCTGCACGTGAACGGGCAAGGTGACCGGACCCGGTCCAGCGACGACGGCGAACCCTCGGGCACGGCGGGCCTGCCCATCCTGCAGGTCCTCCTGGGGGCCGGCCTGTCCGACGTGGCCGCCGTGGTGACGCGCTACTTCGGCGGCACGCTTCTGGGCGCCGGCGGACTCGTGCGGGCCTACTCCGCGGCCACCGCCGCAGCGGTGGCGGCCGCCGTCACCGTTCGCCGGCGACGACTGGAGCTACTGACCCTCGCCGTGGACCACGCGGTGGCCGGCCGGGTGGAGTCCGAGTTGCGGTCCCGCGGTGTGGTGATCACCGGGACCGAATACGGCCCCTCAGCGGTCCTGACCCTGGCCGTGCCCGCCTTCTCCGACGAGGTGGCCGGTACAGTCGCGTCCGTCACGGCCGGAGCGGGGGTTCTGCGACCGGCCGGCTTTCGTTGGGTCGACGTGCGGAGCTGA
- a CDS encoding tyrosine-protein phosphatase codes for MALLNFRDVATSGDSPLKPGRLFRSAQPFHLDGADLALISQAGIRTIIDLREPHEQVPPDWAPVLPSGVRVVRLPVADQILPSEDEQAPPRAARPEPESIPEGHRILAAFYRAIVDRAGVRLSELATVVADGGPVLLHCAAGKDRTGTTVALLLDLIGTDHEVIVADFVRTTDALPAVLAQLTGMVRPENRRDPASIPPGIADAPESAIRALLTHVAQAGGPAAVLGRHADRTVLDRLVATLTS; via the coding sequence ATGGCCTTGCTGAACTTCCGGGATGTCGCCACCTCGGGCGACTCCCCTCTGAAACCGGGACGCCTGTTCCGCTCGGCGCAGCCGTTCCACCTGGATGGGGCCGACCTGGCCCTGATCAGCCAAGCCGGCATCCGCACCATCATCGATCTCCGCGAGCCACACGAGCAGGTGCCCCCGGACTGGGCTCCGGTGCTGCCCTCCGGCGTCCGGGTGGTGCGCCTCCCGGTCGCCGACCAGATCCTGCCCTCGGAGGACGAGCAGGCGCCGCCCCGGGCCGCGCGTCCGGAACCCGAATCCATCCCGGAGGGGCACCGCATCCTGGCCGCGTTCTACCGGGCCATCGTCGACCGGGCCGGCGTCCGGCTGTCCGAACTGGCCACGGTCGTCGCCGACGGCGGGCCGGTCCTGCTGCACTGCGCGGCGGGCAAGGACCGCACCGGCACCACGGTCGCCCTGCTACTGGATCTGATCGGGACCGATCACGAGGTCATCGTGGCCGACTTCGTCCGGACGACGGACGCCCTGCCGGCCGTGTTGGCCCAGCTCACCGGCATGGTTCGGCCGGAGAACCGACGCGACCCGGCCAGCATCCCGCCAGGCATCGCGGACGCGCCGGAAAGCGCCATCCGCGCCCTGCTGACGCATGTGGCGCAAGCCGGCGGTCCGGCCGCCGTCCTTGGGCGCCACGCCGACCGGACGGTGCTGGACCGGCTGGTGGCCACCCTCACGTCCTGA